Part of the Canis aureus isolate CA01 chromosome 3, VMU_Caureus_v.1.0, whole genome shotgun sequence genome, ACTCCGGGTTAGGACCAACAGATTAGATCCCTCAGGTACCACCCGGGTGTTAGGAAAGATCCTGGGAGAGATCTGATGCTCCTTGCTGAACAGACGCTCCTCCTGGCGGCCCCCTGTCTGCCTCCACAGCGGGATTTTGGAGGACAAACGCGGGTGGGCCGCAGGGATTCCCCGAGCGGGCAGCGCCCCCTGGTGCCAGCGGCAAGGACTGCGGCGCGGGGTGGAAGTTCGGGGTTAGGACCCACAAGAGGCGCGCGCCACGAGCGCGAcccccctccgccctccgcccccccacccctacccctacccctaccccactGCTGCCCTGCCCGAGGAGCTCCGGCGCGGCAGGGCGGGCGGACAGCTGGGACTCTGCCCCCCCCTCCTACGTCTCCCGGCCGCGGAGGCCGAGGCGgggaggagccgggctgggggCGGCCTGGCAGGAAGCCGCGCGTACCTTCCGCCGCAGGAGGAGCAGGTGGCTGCAGTGCGGGCCGGGCCCCCAGGCTTCCTGTGTGCGCGCCCGCCCGCAACTGCTTCTCGGCGGAGCTGCTTGGGCCACCCCGCGGCCCCATGGCCCAGACCCCCGACGGCGGCATCTCGTGCGAGCTGAGAGGTAAGCTCAcccggcggcggccggggccCCCGCGAGCACTTCTCTCTGCTCCTGGGAAGGGCCTGGCGCCCCCACCTCCACTCCGCCCCTTGCTGCTGGCCCACACATGAGCCCAGGCCACAAGCCTGGTACAGACCACGGCCCGAGTGACCTCGAGGGATGACCAAAGTCACTCAGCAGGCTGCCATTCCACAGGCGAGATCACCAGGTTCCTGTGGCCCAAGGAGGCCGAGCTGCTGCTGCAGACCTGGCTACCCGAGCGGGAGGGTGCTGAGCGAGGTCATGTCCTGGTATGGCAGGGGCAGAGCCCGGGAGGGCCGCGGGGCGGGCGGAGAGCCTCCTGGCCTGCCCAGGGCTCAGACGCTCCCTCCTGCAGGCGCTGCTACGATGGCGAGCCTACCTGCTCCACACCTGCCTCCCGCTGAGGGTGAGTGGAGGCTGACTGCCGCCCCCACCTCGCCCTCCGCAGCTTCCTTGGTGAGAGCTGCGTCCCCGACTTGCCTGGGGGCTCCGGCCTTCCAACCGCACTGGGCTCTGAGGCAGGCAGGGCTGGCTCTGAGCTCCGGGCTGCCCGGGGGACTGGGATCCCAGGagtgtggggcggggggtggcctAGGGCCTCAGTTCCAGCTGATTGGGGCACTCCATAGGTGGACTGCACATTCAGCTACCTGGAGGTCCAGGCCATGGCGCTGCAGGAGACACCCCCTCAGGTGAGACAGCTGGTACCCCACCCCCATGGCCTGCAGACTGGTTTTTGCCCCTGCTCCCATCTTCGGCCACAGGTGGAGCCCAATCCagcagccctccctccccaggtgactTTTGAGCTAGAGTCCCTGCCTGAGCTGGTCCTGGAGTTTCCTGGTGTGGCTGCCCTGGAACAGCTGGCCCAGCACATTGCTGCAGCCATCAAGAAGGTCTTCCCTTGCTCCACCCTTGGGTGAGGCCCAACAACGACAAGGGACCAGCAGGAAAGGAGGGGTGTGCTCTGGATGACATAAGTGGGTTGCCTCCCATCCCAGGGGCTACAAgtccccttctccccctccccaggaaGCTATTCCGGAGGCCCACGTCCCCCTCCATGCTGGCTCGCCTGGAGAGAAGCAGCCCCTCTGAGGACACTGTGCCCAGCAGCCCCTGTGGTAAGCGCCAAGAAAAGGCCACACAGGGCTTCCAGCGTATCCCCATCCTGCAGCCCCAGATCCCTGAATTGAGGGTCTCCCAAACTGAACAGTCACTCAAGGCATAGCCACCACGCAGCTCGGGTCtgatctgcctctctctctgaccttttttctctctccttttcttcactCCTTTACACCCCTGGCACCTCCCCCAGGTGGCTTCTTGGAGACATACGAGGCCCTGTGTGACTACAACGGCTTCCCTTTCCGAGAGGAGATTCAGTGGGTGAGAGTACGGCCCTCCTCAGGGGCTCTAGAGATATCTGGTCCCCCATGTGCACTGGGTCCCCTTACCCCTTGTGACCCCAAGCCAGTTGGAGACATCTTCTTCCCATCCAGGATGTGGACACCATCTACCATCGTCAGGGCTGTCGCCACTTCAGTCTATGCGACTTCAGCCATCTGGGCAGTCGGTCTGTGGCCTGCCAGgcctgggaagggagggagatCCCATGACCCGCattcctgggcctcagcctctcCATGGAGGGGGATGTGGGCCTAGGATCTGGCTGGAGGGCCCTGAACTccactcctgccccttcccccacccagggACCTGGCCTTGAGTGTGGCTGCCCTGTCCTACAACCTATGGTTCCAATGCCTCTCCTGTGTGGACATGAAGCTGGTAAGAGTGTAGCGGCAGGGAGGAGCAAGGGCGTGGGGACCAGTGTGCGACTCACTGAGCCCCCTCTCTGGTTCTCAGAGCCTTGAGGTCTCAGAACAGATTCTGCACATGATGAGTCAGTCGTCCCACCTGGAGGAGCTGGTGCTAGAGAACTGTGGCCTGAGAGGGTAAGGGCGGCAGGGCAGGGCTTGGGACAGGAGTCTGGGAGCTTGGGATCCGACGGAGGCTTGTGGCCTGGAGGAGATGGGAATCTCACGCCTGGGGTCTGGTCCCCAGAGACTTTGTCCGGCGACTGGCCCAGGCACTGGCCGGGCACTCAAGCTCTGCCCTCCGGGAACTTAGCCTAAATGGGAACCTGCTGGACGACCGAGGTACGCGGGGCCTAGGGACCCCGGGGGGCTGGTGCTGGAGGAAGTGCGGCAACACAGCTGCCCCCATTCCCCAGGCGTGACTGCTCTCAGCAGACACCTGGAGCATCGCCCAGGAGCCCTAAGGAGGCTCGGCCTGGCGCACACAGGGTTGACCCCGAGAGGTAGGTCggggcccgggggggcggggggcgggggggcgggggagtgcCTGACTGCCGCGAGCCACTCCGTCCTCCGCCCCCAGGAATGAGGTCTCTGGGCCGCGCACTGGCTGCCAATGTGGCCTTTGACAGCGCCCtgacccacctggacctttccGGGAACCCCGGGGCGCTGGGGGCCTCGCAGGACCACGGGGTGAGTGTCTTCGGAGGCAATGGCGGGGCGCTGCAGGCAGGGCCGCCGGGGGCTCCCCGTGAGGCGGTCCCTGAGCCTCCGGCCACCTCCCGTCAGGGCCTCTACGCTTTCCTGAGCCGTCCTAATGTCCTGACGTTCCTGAACCTCGCGGCCACCGACGCCGCCCTGGACACTGTGAGaggcgggccgcggggggcgagcggcggggcggggcggagggggcgcgGCCGCCGTCCCAGTGGCCCACACCCTCCTCCCGCAGCTCTTCGCCGCGCTGGCCCGCGGCTGCTGCCCCAGCCTCCGCCACCTGGACGCCTCGAGGAACGTCTTCTCCCGCACGTaaggggggcgggccgggggggcCGGGAGCCGCCTCCCCGCGCCCGGAAGCCCACTCCTCCCGCTCGCCCACCCCAGGAAGTCCCGGGCTGCGCCCGCCGCGCTGCAGCGCTTCCTCAGCCGCGCGGGGACGCTCCGGCACCTGGGCCTGGCGGGCTGCAGGCTGCCGCCCGACGCGCTCAGGTCAgtcgccgccccgccccgccccgccccgccgccccggggcgcccccgcccccgcgtccCCGCCCTTCCTGCGGGGAATCCGTTCGCGCCTGGGGCCCCCTCTCCCAGCTCCCGCCACCCCCGGTGACGTCCCCTCCCAGGGCCCTTTTGGAAGGCCTCGCGCTCAACACGCACACGGGCGacctgcacctggacctcagcGCCTGTGAGGTGAGCGCCGCACGCGCCGGGGGCTGCGAGGCGGGCGCGGGCCGGCGGGCGCCTGAGCCTCCGCACCTGTGGCCCGCTGGCCTGAGCGCCGCCTGTCACCTTCAGCTGCGCTCAGCCGGCGCTCAGGTGATACAGGACCTGGTGTGTGACGCCGGCGCCGTGAGCTCCCTGGATTTGGCCGATAATGGTGAGGCCGCCCCGAAACCCACCCTCCCACTGCCCACCCCgttcccaccccatccccaccccctcagcctctcctgatgCGTGACCCGAGGCGCCCCTAGGCTTCGGCTCAGACATGGTGACCCTGGTGCTGGCCATCGGGAGGAGTCGGTCCCTGCGACATGTGGCACTTGGAAGGAACTTCAACGTCCGGTGCAAGTGAGCCCCCATTCCACTCCCTCCCGGGCCTCCCAGACAGCACCCCACCACCCGACCCGGGTCCTTCCAAACCACGGCTCCTGCCCCACAGGGAGACCCTGGACGACGTCCTGCACCGGATTGTCCAGCTCATGCAGGATGACGACTGTGTGAGTCTGGGGGCCACGCGGGATCCTCAGGCAACGGGCCCCTGTGGCTCCTGCTCCCTCAGACCCTGCAACCCGCCCTCCTTGCTGATCGCCGATTCCGGACCCAAATGGCTTTCCCTTAACTCCAGCCCTTGCAGTCTCTGTCCGTGGCTGAGTCGCGGCTAAAGCAGGCCTCCAGCGTCCTGCTCCGGGCCCTGGGCACCAATCCCAACCTGACGGCGCTGGACATCAGCGGCAACGCCATGGGTGACACCGGCGCCAAAATGCTGGCCAAGGCACTTCGGGTCAACACCAGGCTCCGGTGGGCGGGGTCGGGGCaggagggcggggcgggcgggctaAGGGGCAGGGCGGAAGGTGGAGGAGCAGAGTCGGCCACTGGAGCGCGAGGTGACTGGACCTGGCCCGCGGGTTGGGTGGAGCCTGCGGAGCTCTGCCCTTGACTGAAGCCCGGCCTGGCCCAGGTCTGTGGTCTGGGACCGGAACCACACGTCTGCCCTGGGCCTGCTGGACgtggcgcaggccctggagcagaaCCGCAGCCTAAAGGCCATGCCTCTGCCACTGAACGACGTGGCCCAGGCACATCGCAGCCGCCCTGAACTGACCGCCCGCGCAGTGCATCAGGTGTGGGTCCCTCTCTCCTCATCCCTGCCCTGTTCTGTGCCCTGGCCCCGCCTCCTACCCCTTCTCAATATCCCTTGTGCCCAGATCCAAGCCTGTCTTTTGAGGAATAACCGTGCGGACCATGCCTCTTCTGACCGCATGCCCCGTCCGCGGCCACCTGGTCTGGTCTCAGACCCCTCAGAGCAGGTTAGTGTCTCCTCTCTCAGCCTTGAGTAGGCACAGAAGATTGGGGATGGGAAGAGCTGTAGCCGCTGGAACCCTCCAATGAGTTTGAGGGTCTGACTTTCTTGGGGCGAGGCTGCCTAAATTATACTCTCCAGGACAGGTAGCTCTCCCAAATAACACCCCCAGATGCCTTTTAGAAGCATTTAAATAGGTTCTTCTGTTTAAGAtggtagatatttaaaaattctcccttaattctccccccacccccagctgatTGTAGCCCCATCTGTGACTTGCCTTTTGCAGGGCTCTCTTCTCTACCAACCTCTGCTGGGGCCAAACCCAGCAACCCTTTTCCCTGGCTTCGTCCCTCTCCCCTACCTTGCCTTTGTGCCATGTTCCCACCTATTCATTCCCAAATTCCCCTTCTTTCCCAGGCTTTTGAGCCCAGGCATCTTGACCCAGACTTCACATTCTGTACAccttaaaatgattttatcaCCTCCCACAAACCCTTCTCTCTACCCTAGAACCCATTCTCACCCGTGCTCAAACTGACCAAGTGTTTTGGACAGAGGTTTGGGCCAGGTCTCTCCTGGCCATATTAGAACCCCCACGGACCTCCTTGCTCCTATCTCTGCTAATTCTCCAACACActgctcctcacccccacctcaaCTATCTTCTTGCTCCTCCCGGTCCTTCTTCCATGTCTCTTCCCATTTCTGCCCACCGCATCCTGTCCTCTATGTGGCTAGTAAGCAGAGTGATCTAAAAACATAGACGTGCCTAACCGTTCCTTGTCTTCCTGCTCTGGACACTTAGGAAGTATATATAAAGTCCCTAAAATGAACCAAAGGAGACACTGCTTGCCCTCCTTGAACAGATAGGGTCCATGAGTGGCTGGCCGGATAGTATTGGCTCCAGGACCTCACTCACCCTGTTGGAGACCCTGGGAAGGAAGCAGAGtccagggggctggaggggatCAGGACTTCACTGATTCTTGATGCACACCTCCTCCCCCCTAGGAAGTGAATGAACTGTGTCAGTCAGTGCAGGAGCACATGGAGCTCCTGGGCTGTGGGGCTGGGCCTCAGGGTGAAGCTGCTGTGCACCAGGCAGAGGATGCCATCCAAAATGCCAACTTCTCTCTCAGTGTGAGCACTCCTTCCCCAACCGCTGCTGCAGGGACCCTTCCCCTCTTAATCAGGTGTCAACTTGAAACTCCTTCTCTTACTTGGCCTCCAGATCCTCCCAATTCTGTATGAGGCTGGGAGCTCCCCAAGTCACCAGTGGCAGCTGCGGCAGAAGCTGGAGGGCCTCTTAGGACAGGTGGGTGAGGTCTGCCGCAAGGATATTCAGGTAAGATGGTAcccttgccccacccccacctctgtaAACAGGCTTGACACCTATCTCATAGTTTTGACTGTGTTATCCCTTGTGTCAATGTTCTGTGGGGGCTGGAGCCTCAGGCCACACTCTCCATGCTCTGATCTTTGCCCAGGACTTCACTCAGGCCACACTGGACACAACAAGAAGCCTCTGCCCACAGATGCTACAGGGACCCAGGTGGAGGGAGCAGCTAGAGGGGGTCCTGGTGGGCTCAAGGGGCCTCCCAGAGCTGCTTCCAGAGCACCTACTACAAGATGCCTTCACTAGGCTCAGGTGGGCTGGATGGGCCTGGGCTGGACTGGAATGAACAGGACTGGGCAGAGATAGCTCATTCATctttgctctctcttgctctcagggATATGCGGCTGTCAGTTACAGGGACCTTGGCAGAGAGCATTGTGGCTCAGGCTCTGGAGGGGCTGAATGCAGCCCGGGATCGGCTGGTGAGGGACAATCGTGCACATGCACCACATGCACGCACAGGCACACGCACCCACATACCCACAGTGACCTGCCACTGCCTTGCAGGGGTTCTGTAATGTCTTCTGGGGTCCTATAGCCCAGAGGTATTTCAGGTTCCTTTAGGACTGATGGAACTATGGCTGAGGCCCAACTGCCtgtctttggggtgcctggtaTTGCAGGTAGAGAATCTGGCTCGGCAGGCAACAGTGGCAATGCCTCTTGCTATACCAGCGCTGGATGGAGGTGAGACCAGCCCCCTTGGGCCTGGGGAATTGGAAGGTCTTTTCTTCCCTGAGGAGGTGAAGGAAAAGCAAGAGGATGAAGAAGAGCAGAAGGTATGTGGTCTCAGAACTCTAGATCTTCCCATCTTGTTATGGAGTGTGGAAGGCAGGGAGGCAGCTTCCCTGTGTCCCAGGTTGAGTTTCTGCCCTCCCCACTAGGATGACAGTCCTCCACAAAAATGGCCTGAGTCCAGCCAGTGCCTTCATTTGGTTCCCTCCACTCACAGTAAGTCAGGGTCTGGGGAAAAGGGAATTAACCAGGTCGGACTGAAAGTTCTTCATTAGTTCTGGGGACCTGGACACGTGGATACGTTCAGTCTTGTCCAGGGAATTCCCTGACccttgactgagccagcccaggcCCTCTGCAACTTGCAGGCTGGGGTCTGCTGCGGTCGGCGTGGAGCAGGACCTGAGCAGACCAGGATCCAGCCGCGGCCACGGTCTCCATTCGCCTCCCCcgcccctttccccacccccaggatGCGCATGCTTGGAGGCAGCGCAAAGCTGCGCCGCTCGGGGCCGCGCTCAGCACCGCGGACAGCGgcgcgggggaggggccggggggggCGGGTGGCGTAGCCGGGCCCCTCCCCGCGCCCTGGGCGGGTCCCCCGCCGCCCTAGCGCCGCTgtcaccaccacctcccctgGCTCGCTGCTCCGTGCTCTTCTGGTGCTCTCCCCTTAGGTGCTGCTGAGGAACCGGAGCCCGAGCTGGCGGCTCCGGGGGAAGATGCGGAGCCGCAGGCGGGGCCTTCTGCGCGTGGCTCTCcgagccccgccgcccccgggccccaggcCGGCCCACTGCCTCGCATGGACCTGCCACCCTCTGGACAACCCCTGCGCCATCCGACCCGGGCCCGGCCGCGGCCACGGCGCCAGCACCACCACCGGCCGCCGCCGGGGGGCCCCCAGGTGagtgcccttcccccactctagAGCTCTTGGAATTGGGGGTCACGAGTGGCTTGTTCGCTCCTCAGGAGTGATGGCGGCTAGGGAGGTGGGTTGTAGGGGCCCAAGACCACCTAGTCGTGCTGCCGTGTCTTGGCTTCTTCCTGGCCACCCCTTCCCCAGGTTGTTCCCATGCAGGGTCATGAGTGTGTGGATTTCACTGGGGATACATCTCAGTTTGGGACTGCACTTTGTGTTGGCCCTTTGCATGGATGGATGTGCGAGCTCCCTCTTCCAGGGTTCCTGAAAGATGCTGGGCCCCCAGGCTGAGGGGAAAATCCTGCATCTACTGCAGGTCCAGTGGGTGTTTATATGAGATGTGTATGTGCGCTGGGTACTGGTGGGGGCAGTGGACACAGGACAGAAGGCAGAGAGTCAGCTTGAGGCCCCCCAGAGGGTCTGACGCAGCAGCAGGCGCTGCTGAGCTGCCAGCAggccgggtggggtgggggtggagggtacTGCAGGGAACTGTTTGGAGCAGAGGGGGTGGCAAATGGGAATGTGTGACCCAGGGGGCCTCTGGGTTCTAGCCTGCTGGTTCAGGGTGTGTAAGAGACTCCATGGGACAAGAACAGGTGTGGGCCAGGTTTGTGTGTCCAGGGCCAACTACTGGCGAGGGGATATGAGAAACTAGCATCTCTGCCCACCAGCTGCACAGGAAGGTTTGTCAGTAGCCCCTTAGGGTCACTCCATCTCCCGGGTTCTGGAGTTGCCTAGGCCAGGTTGCTGGACAAGGGGTGGAAAGAATTCATGGTTGTGCTCAGCCCTGACCCTATGgtgtcccccaggtgcccccagccctGCCGCAGGAAGGGAATGGGCTCAGTGCCCGCGTGGACGAGGGCGTGGAGGAATTCTTCTCCAAAAGGCTGATCCAGCAGGATCGCCTGTGAGTGAGGGGCAGTTGTagtgggtgggagggggtgggctgTTCCATGGGCCTTCCCACTCACTGCTGGCTGTTCCCACAGCTGGGTCCCTGAAGAGGACCCGGCCAACGAGGGGGGTGCCACCCCTGTCCCTCGTACACTGCGAAAGAAGCTGGGTACCCTCTTTGCCTTCAAGAAGCCTCGTTCAACACGGGGGCCACGGCCTGATCTAGAGACCAGCCCTGGGGCAGCTCCCCGCACTCGAAAGACCACACTTGGAGACCTGTTGCGGCCACCAGCCCGTCCTGGCCGTGGTGAGGAGCCTGGTGGGGCTGAGGGGGGCACCAGCAGCCCTGACCCTGCCCGCAGGAGCCGGCCTCGTTATACTCGGGAAAGCAAAGCCTATTCAATGATACTGCTACCtgctgaagaggaggaggaaacacTGGGTGCCAGACCTGACAAGGTAGGCCTGGTGACAAGGGGTGAGGGCTCTGCTAGGACTGAGGCAGTGGGCTCTCTCCCCATCTGAGCTTCTCTGTCCTCAGCGACGGCCCCTGGAGCGGGGAGACACAGAGCTGGCCCCATCTTTTGAACAGCGGGTCCAAGTGATGCTGCAGAGGATTGGTGTGAGCAGAAGCAGCGGGAGTGCCGAAGGCAAGAGGAAGCAAGTAAGTTGGGAGGGATGCAAGTGCAAAGTGAGGGGGCAGGGGACATGTGGCTTGTGGCAGTCTGTGGGTGACATATGTGACCAGAAGGAGACTCATGACACACACGCTGCTCTATCGGTTCCACCCCCTCTTCCTCAAAATAGTCATTGGCTTcagcctttttttccttcctggcttCTGCCCTGGCCACTGCTGTCTCTTCCTTGGAGCTGGGATGGTCCTTTCTCTGTAGATTAACAAATCCCCGACCTTGTCATTTGCATTTGAAACAAGTCCTCCAGGGACTTCCCCTAAAGATCCTGCCCTGGTTCCTAACCCTGCCCAAGGCCTCAGCCCTGTCACTTCTTTCATCTCACTGTGCTCCATCTGTGGCATCCCAGTGGCTTGTAACCCGTTCCTCTGTTGGGAGCTCCTCCTTGGCTACTTCCAGCCTCTCATCACCACCCATGGGTTGCATCAGCTTCCTCTTCACCCATCCCTGCATCTCCTGGTGGGCATTTAGTGGTAGTtacaagaatgaagaaagaacaaGGCTAGAGTGAGGGCAGGACCAGACTGAGCTTGACTTCCCTGTTTCCTACAGAGCAAGGATGGAGAGATCAAGAAGGCTGGCTCAGATGGTAAGTGGGACCCTGTCCTAGGATGGTACCGTTTTGGTGAGGGAGTTGTCCTTAAAGATGGTCTCCAAGGCATTTCTTGTCCTGGGGTTAAAGGGAAAGAGGCCAGGTTTTCTTCCCCTACCTTCCAAGGGCTGGTGCCTGAACCCCCAGGCCCTCCTTGCAGGTGACATTATGGACAGTTCCACAGAGGCCCCTCCCATCTCCATCAAGTCCCGCACCCACTCCGTGTCTGCTGGTGAGTAAGGGCTGCTGTCTGTTGGGGAACATGCAAGGATAGGCAGGAGGGAGATCAAACCATTGATTAGGCTCATACCCTTCTCCCTTCAGACCCCTCGTGCAGACCTGGTCCAGGGGGTCAAGGGCCTGAGTCTACCAGCTGGAAGACACTGGGGCAGCAGCTGAATGCAGAGCTCAGGGGCCGTGGTTGGGGCCAACAGGATGGTCCGGGCCCCCCCTCTCCttgtcccagccccagcccacgAAGAGCTAGCCCCTCCCCAGACAGCCTGGGCCTCCCAGAGGACCCTTGCTTGGGCCCCAGGAATGAAGGTAAGCAGGTACCCTAGCTCCCACTCCAATACTGGGCTCCCCAGCCGGACAGAAGGGGAGGCAAGGGATGGGGATAGCTGTCCAGACCATCCCCTGATACCCTGGCCTCCTCTAGATGGCCAACTGAGGCCGAGGCCTCTCTCAGCAGGGCGACGAGCAGTGTCTGTGCATGAGGACCAGCTCCAGGCCCCTGTTGGTGAGGGGGGACACCTCCCTGTGTGCTTGAGTGCAGGAGACGGGGGAGGGTAGACTCCAGGACTCTCTTCATGGCCCTGGTCCTTGGAGGGGGCCACCAGTGATGTGAGAATGCACAGTCAGGGAGCCAGAAGGCATGGAGCAAGGGTCTGACGAATCCTTCCTACTAGCCCTGACTCCACCTCCAGAACAGCAACCTCCacgaggggtgggaggaggcaggggaaggggggacGCTCTGCAGGCAACAGTGTGTGCTCATGCATACACACAGTGGAAGTccaggaggaggggtgggaaCGGGCACCCCCCTTGCCAAGTATTTGTGTCTCTCAGAACGGCCCCTGCGGCTGCAGCGCTCCCCTGTCCTCAAGCGGAGGCCGAAGCTCGAGGCGCCCTCCTCTCCAAGCCTCGGTAAGAGGCAGCTGGGGCcactggggaggggagcaggactGCTTGGTCCAGTCTTGAccccttctctgcctttctccttcccttgcaGGATCTGGCCTTGGAACCCAACCTCCACCCCCACAGCCTACAGAGCCCTCCAGCCCCGAGccaacccccccctccccagccacagACCAAAGAGGCGGCGGCCCCAACCCCTGatccctctccttttcctgccgcatgagattattttattaaaaaactcAAAGGAGCAGAGTGTGGAACACTGTTTGTCGATCTCCAGCCGTGGATCTGTGTGCATACATCCGCCCACATGCCCACGTGATCCCTCACACCTGGGTTAGCTCAGACTCTGGCTGTGGCTCCATCAGAAAGTGCAAGGCCCAGGCCACGAGCTGGGGAGGAAGCCTGGGAAGAAAACAATGGCTGTATGGCAATGGGGACTGGTGACTGaaagcagggggggggggggggggcagcccttgGCACTCACCTGACAGCTTGGACCTGGGCACACAGGGAGGTGCAGGGTGGCTCGTACTCATACTGGAAGGCGGAACCATCACGATGCCTCTTTGGAGGGTCCTGAAAGTGATGTGGTAGCAAGAGCAGGGCCTAGAAGGACCCCTAATCCAAGGCTActccccacccctactcccagCTGCACCCAAAGCCCACCCCATTCTACTATCCACCTATGCTCACCCAAACGGGACTGGATTCCAGGGCTCCTGTGGCGTTTTTTGTCCTTGGAGACTGATGCCAGTTCTTGAGGGGCAACCCTAGCTCCTTGAACTCCAGGCTGGGTTTCTGGGCCTTGGTCACAATGGCCTGATGTGGGCTGGGTACATGGCCAAGGGGAGAAAGACTTGGGGTGCAGCTCAGGAGTGGGGAACTGGGTACAGGGTTAGAGTGTGGggagccagggggcagggggccatGGGCTGAACAGATGGCTGGTACAGCCTGGGAGCTGCCCTTCTGCACTAGGTCTGAAGCTGCCAAGGACAGGGCAGGCAGAAGGCTGATGCTGGCACCGTTTTCCTCTGAGGACACGTGGCTGGGTAAAGCTGGGGTTCCTGGGAAGAAGGGGACCATGAGTACAGCCCTCGCAGCTCAGTGGCCCGTGAGTTTAGGCAGGCCTACAGGGACAGTGCTTATCCCCCATCTGGGTGAGCAACCGTTTGCAGCGGCCTGGGTACCCGGCTGAGAGCAGTGAATGCCTGTGGCCTGAGCATCACCTTACCTGAGGAAGTAGGTGAGGAAGGAGAGACGATAGTCAGCGATAGGTCCTGCAAAGCTGGGTCTGgtgggggcagctctggagctgaGGGTCAGGGGGAGCTTATTAGCACTGTGGGCATTGGGCCCCCAGGTACTCCCCTCTTCACCTCTCCAGTCCTCCTTACCCTGGGTCCTGGAGCCTGGGCCCAGAGAGCTCAGAACTCGCTGGTCATTCTCCGAGATGTGcagccaggagctggggacagtgtACACAGCTTCTCCCTGTGGGGCATAAACTCTCAGACTAGCCCTTGCCCAACTCCTCACCCTGACATTTCCCAAGGAAAGCCCCAGACTGACCGTGGCCCTACAGCGGGTGGAGGCCCAGCGGGTGAGGGGGGGCGCTGTGCAAGGGCCTGTCAGCATCAGACAGCTCTCAGCCAGGTGCACCAGCGCCCCCTGATGCTCCTGGTCCTCCTGCACCTCATCCAGAAGTTGAGACAGTGAAAggcctgagggcagggaccagagGATGGGCCAAAACTTGAAGAGGCGGGAGGGAAGGGTGGGCAGGGAGAAGAGCTTACTAAGGAAGCAAGAGGTGATGACTGGAGAGGTCACTCTGCGGGTGTTAGGGTCATTGGCCAACCCCTGTAAGTACCTGGGCTGGGGGAGATGGACTCTGAAAGGTGCTCCCTATAGAAACAGAGAGGACAAGCCTGAGGAACAATCCTGAGGCCTGTCTACACAGATTTGACAGAGCCACACTTGGCCGCAGAGCCCAACCCCATACTCACTCCAGGCAGTCAAATAGCTTTTTCTGCACATCCGGGTCCTGGTTGCTGGGGCCAAGAAAGGAGAGTAGCAGGCAAGGTTGTTACTGGAAGGCCTAAGCCCTACCATCCGAAAGCCCCATTGCAACGGCAGCCAGGCCCGGGGTAGGGGGAACAGCCGGTGAGGGGGGCCATCGCTTACCAACCAATCACCCGTTCCAGGGGCTGCTCTGTG contains:
- the ACD gene encoding adrenocortical dysplasia protein homolog isoform X1 — encoded protein: MAGMGSLVLRPWIRELVLGSDALSSPQPGQLLEAEAEAQAQAQAPGPPRVPDTSDVAAALLVSDGTHSVRCLVTREALNASDWEEKEFGFRGAEGRLLLLQDCGVRVQVGEGGAAAEFYLQVDRFSLLPTEQPLERVIGCNQDPDVQKKLFDCLELVLSVSIGSTFQSPSPPAQFWPILWSLPSGLSLSQLLDEVQEDQEHQGALVHLAESCLMLTGPCTAPPLTRWASTRCRATGEAVYTVPSSWLHISENDQRVLSSLGPGSRTQAPELPPPDPALQDLSLTIVSPSSPTSSGTPALPSHVSSEENGASISLLPALSLAASDLVQKGSSQAVPAICSAHGPLPPGSPHSNPVPSSPLLSCTPSLSPLGHVPSPHQAIVTKAQKPSLEFKELGLPLKNWHQSPRTKNATGALESSPVWDPPKRHRDGSAFQYEYEPPCTSLCAQVQAVRLPPQLVAWALHFLMEPQPESELTQV
- the ACD gene encoding adrenocortical dysplasia protein homolog isoform X3, with the protein product MAGMGSLVLRPWIRELVLGSDALSSPQPGQLLEVLQEAEAEAEAQAQAQAPGPPRVPDTSDVAAALLVSDGTHSVRCLVTREALNASDWEEKEFGFRGAEGRLLLLQDCGVRVQVGEGGAAAEFYLQVDRFSLLPTEQPLERVIGCNQDPDVQKKLFDCLELVLSVSIGSTFQSPSPPAQGEAVYTVPSSWLHISENDQRVLSSLGPGSRTQAPELPPPDPALQDLSLTIVSPSSPTSSGTPALPSHVSSEENGASISLLPALSLAASDLVQKGSSQAVPAICSAHGPLPPGSPHSNPVPSSPLLSCTPSLSPLGHVPSPHQAIVTKAQKPSLEFKELGLPLKNWHQSPRTKNATGALESSPVWDPPKRHRDGSAFQYEYEPPCTSLCAQVQAVRLPPQLVAWALHFLMEPQPESELTQV
- the ACD gene encoding adrenocortical dysplasia protein homolog isoform X4, yielding MAGMGSLVLRPWIRELVLGSDALSSPQPGQLLEVLQEAEAEAEAQAQAQAPGPPRVPDTSDVAAALLVSDGTHSVRCLVTREALNASDWEEKEFGFRGAEGRLLLLQDCGVRVQVGEGGAAAEFYLQVDRFSLLPTEQPLERVIGCNQDPDVQKKLFDCLELVLSVSIGSTFQSPSPPAQFWPILWSLPSGLSLSQLLDEVQEDQEHQGALVHLAESCLMLTGPCTAPPLTRWASTRCRATGEAVYTVPSSWLHISENDQRVLSSLGPGSRTQAPELPPPDPALQDLSLTIVSPSSPTSSGTPALPSHVSSEENGASISLLPALSLAASDLVQKGSSQAVPAICSAHGPLPPGSPHSNPVPSSPLLSCTPSLSPLGHVPSPHQAIVTKAQKPSLEFKELGLPLKNWHQSPRTKNATGALESSPVWDPPKRHRDGSAFQYEYEPPCTSLCAQVQAVRLPPQLVAWALHFLMEPQPESELTQV
- the ACD gene encoding adrenocortical dysplasia protein homolog isoform X2; protein product: MAGMGSLVLRPWIRELVLGSDALSSPQPGQLLEVLQEAEAEAEAQAQAQAPGPPRVPDTSDVAAALLVSDGTHSVRCLVTREALNASDWEEKEFGFRGAEGRLLLLQDCGVRVQVGEGGAAAEFYLQVDRFSLLPTEQPLERVIGCNQDPDVQKKLFDCLEEHLSESISPSPGLSLSQLLDEVQEDQEHQGALVHLAESCLMLTGPCTAPPLTRWASTRCRATGEAVYTVPSSWLHISENDQRVLSSLGPGSRTQAPELPPPDPALQDLSLTIVSPSSPTSSGTPALPSHVSSEENGASISLLPALSLAASDLVQKGSSQAVPAICSAHGPLPPGSPHSNPVPSSPLLSCTPSLSPLGHVPSPHQAIVTKAQKPSLEFKELGLPLKNWHQSPRTKNATGALESSPVWDPPKRHRDGSAFQYEYEPPCTSLCAQVQAVRLPPQLVAWALHFLMEPQPESELTQV